In Paenibacillus guangzhouensis, a single window of DNA contains:
- the recN gene encoding DNA repair protein RecN has protein sequence MLAAVSIRNLAVVEAVTVSFHNGFHVLTGETGAGKSIIIDALSLIIGGRGSADLVRYGCDKAEVEALFELPPDHPVWSVMANLGIMASAEEHLVIRRELSSQGKSMSRINGQLVNLSMLREIGEHLVNIHGQHEHQSLLKVDQHLSLLDTFGEATIGPVKDAYQQVYARHSKLRRELQELEDSSQKAYQMLDLYRFQIEEISNAGLKIGEDELLAEEKRKLANAERMMDSVNDAYGQVYGNKGLDAIGKAVTKLEDIMSFDSQRLGPIVEQLQSAFYQIEDVAFQLRDYREEIEFNPIRLEEVEQRLDMISSFRRKYGDNVEEILNYLERIRKETDMIENKDEMIQKLQQQVDQEFVELVKQAGELSALRKQCAEQLASQMEAELKSLQMERTRLEVKLERMEAPDGLDVDGVPVRFTKHGYDSAEFLISPNPGEPLRSLHKIASGGELSRMMLALKSIFAAIDRVPVLVFDEVDTGVSGRAAQSIAEKMSSLSRQCQVFSITHLPQVACMADHHYLIQKNVFEGRTMTQVEELVEDGRIKELARMLGGVEITEKTLHHAQEMLILADTRKAV, from the coding sequence ATGTTAGCGGCAGTATCAATACGAAATCTGGCAGTGGTTGAGGCGGTAACCGTCTCTTTTCATAACGGATTTCATGTACTGACAGGGGAGACCGGTGCGGGTAAATCAATTATTATTGATGCGTTAAGTTTAATCATTGGCGGGCGTGGATCTGCGGATTTGGTGCGGTACGGATGTGATAAGGCAGAAGTTGAAGCTTTGTTCGAATTGCCTCCGGATCACCCGGTCTGGTCCGTCATGGCGAATCTGGGGATTATGGCTTCGGCCGAGGAACATTTGGTCATTCGTCGTGAACTCAGCTCACAAGGGAAGAGCATGAGCCGCATTAACGGGCAATTGGTGAACTTATCGATGCTGCGCGAAATCGGCGAACATCTGGTCAATATCCATGGTCAACATGAGCATCAATCACTTCTAAAAGTAGATCAGCACTTGTCCTTGCTTGATACGTTCGGCGAAGCGACAATTGGACCGGTGAAAGACGCGTACCAGCAGGTCTATGCGCGTCATTCCAAGCTGCGCCGAGAGCTGCAGGAGCTTGAGGATTCCAGCCAGAAAGCTTACCAGATGTTGGATTTGTATCGATTCCAGATCGAAGAAATATCGAATGCCGGACTTAAAATCGGTGAAGATGAGCTGCTCGCAGAGGAGAAACGCAAGCTCGCGAATGCCGAGCGAATGATGGACTCTGTTAACGACGCTTATGGACAAGTGTATGGAAATAAAGGGCTAGACGCCATTGGCAAGGCTGTAACGAAGTTAGAGGATATTATGTCCTTTGATTCACAGCGGCTTGGACCGATCGTGGAACAGCTACAGTCCGCTTTTTATCAGATTGAAGATGTTGCATTCCAGCTGAGGGATTATCGGGAAGAAATTGAATTCAATCCGATTCGTCTTGAGGAAGTGGAGCAACGTTTAGATATGATCTCATCGTTCCGCCGGAAGTATGGAGATAACGTCGAGGAGATCTTGAATTATCTCGAGCGGATTCGTAAAGAAACAGATATGATTGAGAATAAAGATGAGATGATTCAGAAGCTGCAGCAGCAAGTGGATCAGGAGTTCGTGGAGCTGGTGAAACAGGCTGGAGAACTGAGTGCACTTCGCAAGCAATGTGCGGAGCAGCTCGCCTCTCAGATGGAAGCAGAACTGAAGAGTCTTCAGATGGAACGGACTCGGCTTGAGGTCAAACTGGAGAGGATGGAAGCGCCGGATGGCCTTGATGTTGATGGCGTGCCTGTCAGATTCACGAAGCATGGTTATGATTCGGCAGAGTTTCTCATTTCTCCAAACCCTGGAGAACCTTTGCGATCGTTACATAAAATTGCGTCCGGCGGAGAATTGTCCCGGATGATGCTTGCATTGAAATCGATATTCGCTGCCATTGACCGTGTTCCGGTCTTGGTCTTCGACGAAGTGGATACAGGCGTAAGTGGTCGCGCTGCACAATCGATTGCGGAGAAAATGTCGTCCTTATCCCGTCAATGTCAGGTCTTTTCGATTACGCACTTGCCGCAAGTGGCTTGTATGGCGGATCATCACTATTTAATCCAGAAAAATGTCTTTGAAGGGCGCACCATGACTCAGGTCGAAGAGCTTGTGGAAGACGGGCGAATTAAGGAATTAGCGCGGATGCTTGGCGGTGTGGAAATCACCGAAAAAACACTTCATCACGCGCAAGAAATGTTAATTTTAGCGGATACAAGGAAAGCAGTCTAG
- the ahrC gene encoding transcriptional regulator AhrC/ArgR — MKGNRHIKIREIITNREIETQDDLVEALRSSGFHVTQATVSRDMKELHLIKVPMDDGRYKYSLPTDQRFNPVQKLKRALVDNFVHIDSTNNLIVMKCLPGTANSIAVLMDSIEWTEIMGTICGDDTMLIICRTKEDSDKIVGQIMSFIS; from the coding sequence ATGAAGGGAAATCGACATATCAAAATACGTGAAATTATTACGAATCGTGAAATTGAGACGCAAGATGATTTGGTGGAGGCTTTACGTTCTTCTGGTTTTCATGTGACACAAGCGACGGTATCGAGAGATATGAAGGAATTGCATTTAATTAAAGTGCCCATGGATGATGGACGTTATAAATATTCTCTACCGACGGATCAACGGTTCAATCCGGTGCAGAAGCTAAAACGGGCGCTTGTCGACAACTTCGTGCATATTGATTCGACGAATAATTTGATTGTCATGAAGTGTCTACCAGGTACGGCGAATTCCATTGCCGTTTTAATGGACAGTATCGAATGGACGGAGATTATGGGAACGATTTGCGGAGACGATACCATGTTAATCATTTGCCGGACCAAAGAAGATAGCGACAAGATCGTTGGGCAAATCATGTCCTTTATTTCATAA
- a CDS encoding TlyA family RNA methyltransferase, which yields MSEQKERLDVLLVEQGFFESREKAKAAIMAGIVLNKDGERLEKAGSKIPRSTELRVKGQLHPYVGRGGLKLEKALRYFEIDMNDRVMLDIGASTGGFTDCALQHGASYVYAIDVGYNQLDWSLRNHERVNVMERTNFRYTTPADLTGPKPNMASIDVSFISLKIILPPLIELLEAPAQVVALIKPQFEAGREKVGKSGVVREPKVHAEVLTSILTFASELGFKLQGLTFSPITGGEGNIEFLACWEWKGPSDVQGGAEPLDEAGIAAVVQEAANTFTGNSSTKG from the coding sequence ATGTCTGAACAGAAAGAGCGGCTTGACGTTCTGCTCGTTGAGCAAGGTTTTTTTGAAAGTCGTGAGAAAGCGAAAGCCGCTATTATGGCGGGGATCGTGTTGAACAAAGATGGAGAGCGGTTAGAGAAAGCCGGTTCGAAGATTCCGCGTTCTACAGAACTACGTGTAAAGGGGCAGCTGCATCCTTATGTAGGACGGGGCGGGTTGAAGCTAGAGAAAGCGCTCCGTTATTTCGAGATTGATATGAACGATCGTGTGATGCTGGATATCGGTGCTTCGACGGGTGGATTCACCGATTGTGCATTGCAGCATGGCGCAAGTTATGTCTATGCGATTGATGTAGGTTATAATCAGCTGGATTGGTCGCTGCGGAACCATGAGCGTGTGAATGTCATGGAGCGAACCAATTTCCGGTATACGACGCCGGCAGATTTGACAGGGCCAAAGCCCAATATGGCATCGATTGATGTATCGTTTATTTCACTCAAAATCATTCTACCGCCTCTTATTGAGTTGCTTGAAGCACCTGCACAAGTTGTAGCGCTGATCAAGCCGCAGTTCGAAGCAGGGCGTGAGAAGGTTGGAAAGTCAGGAGTTGTGCGTGAACCCAAGGTTCATGCAGAGGTACTGACCTCCATTCTGACTTTCGCGTCTGAATTAGGATTTAAGCTACAAGGCCTAACCTTTTCCCCGATCACCGGTGGAGAAGGGAATATCGAATTCCTGGCATGTTGGGAATGGAAGGGACCATCCGACGTGCAAGGCGGAGCTGAACCGTTGGATGAAGCTGGTATTGCGGCAGTCGTCCAAGAAGCAGCGAACACGTTTACAGGAAACTCATCCACCAAAGGGTGA
- the dxs gene encoding 1-deoxy-D-xylulose-5-phosphate synthase produces the protein MLLEQINQPNDLKKCSVEELAQLSGEIRQFLIEKLSVTGGHLAPNLGVVELTVILHYLFDSPKDKIIFDVGHQAYVHKILTGRRDQFDTLRKYKGLCGFVKRSESEHDVWEAGHSSTSLSAAMGMATARDLKGEDNRVIAVIGDGALTGGMAFEALNHIGHEKKNLIVVLNDNEMSIAPNVGAMHHYLGKIRSDKTYKRAKEELESFLKKIPAIGGKLAKTAERLKDSLKYLVVSGVLFEELGFTYLGPVDGHDLGSLQDTFKQASQVNGPVLVHVLTTKGKGYSPAEADSHKWHGITPYKIESGQVVKAVGNPMYTEVFGDAIIELAEQDHRIVAITPAMPGGSGLMKFAARFPDRMIDVGIAEQHAATLCAAMAMEGMKPIYAVYSTFMQRAYDQIVHDICRQDANVIFAIDRAGFVGADGETHQGVYDISFMRHIPNMVMMMPKDENELRHMLKTAVEYNDGPIAVRYPRVNGVGVAYDPVMTPIPIGQWEVLRDGESFAIAAIGPMVQVALEAAEQLKREGLNVRVINARFIKPLDGAMLQQLAKERMDLIVLEETAQMGGLGSAILEHFAEHDIYDMRVKLMGIPDYFVEHGSVKEQRQEVGLTVEHVMAEIKKMKPRIRSRAK, from the coding sequence GTGTTACTCGAACAGATTAATCAACCTAACGATTTAAAGAAATGTTCGGTTGAGGAGCTCGCTCAATTGTCGGGAGAGATTCGTCAATTTTTGATCGAGAAACTATCGGTCACAGGGGGACATCTTGCGCCGAACTTGGGTGTTGTCGAGCTCACGGTTATTTTGCATTACTTGTTTGATAGTCCGAAAGATAAAATCATCTTTGATGTGGGGCATCAAGCTTATGTGCACAAAATTTTAACAGGTCGTCGAGACCAGTTCGATACGCTTCGCAAATATAAAGGATTGTGCGGCTTCGTCAAACGCTCCGAGAGTGAACATGACGTCTGGGAAGCCGGGCATAGCAGTACCTCCTTGTCTGCGGCGATGGGGATGGCGACAGCACGTGATCTCAAAGGGGAAGATAACCGTGTCATCGCTGTGATTGGCGATGGTGCGTTAACCGGCGGGATGGCGTTCGAAGCGCTGAATCATATCGGGCATGAGAAGAAGAATTTGATCGTGGTGTTGAACGATAATGAAATGTCGATCGCACCCAATGTTGGCGCAATGCATCATTACTTAGGTAAAATTCGTTCGGACAAAACATATAAACGCGCCAAAGAAGAGCTCGAAAGCTTCTTGAAGAAAATTCCTGCCATCGGCGGTAAACTCGCGAAGACAGCAGAGCGTCTAAAGGACAGCTTGAAATATCTTGTCGTATCGGGCGTACTATTCGAGGAACTCGGGTTTACATATCTGGGTCCTGTCGATGGGCATGATCTTGGATCGTTGCAAGATACGTTTAAGCAAGCAAGTCAGGTGAATGGGCCCGTACTCGTGCATGTCCTAACGACCAAAGGAAAAGGCTACTCTCCTGCAGAAGCAGATTCTCATAAATGGCACGGCATTACGCCGTACAAAATTGAGTCGGGTCAAGTGGTAAAGGCTGTAGGGAACCCGATGTATACGGAAGTGTTCGGCGATGCGATCATTGAGCTTGCTGAACAGGATCATCGAATCGTTGCTATTACGCCTGCGATGCCTGGCGGGTCTGGGTTGATGAAATTCGCAGCGCGATTCCCGGATCGAATGATCGACGTTGGGATTGCGGAACAGCATGCTGCAACTCTATGTGCAGCGATGGCGATGGAAGGCATGAAACCGATCTATGCGGTTTACTCAACATTCATGCAGCGTGCGTACGATCAGATTGTCCATGACATTTGCCGTCAAGACGCGAATGTGATCTTCGCAATCGACCGTGCAGGCTTCGTCGGCGCAGATGGCGAGACCCATCAGGGGGTGTACGACATTTCCTTCATGCGGCATATTCCGAATATGGTGATGATGATGCCGAAGGACGAAAATGAACTGCGGCATATGTTGAAGACGGCTGTGGAATATAACGATGGACCGATTGCAGTTCGTTACCCGCGTGTGAATGGAGTCGGTGTGGCATACGATCCTGTGATGACGCCAATTCCTATCGGTCAATGGGAAGTACTGCGTGATGGCGAATCTTTCGCGATTGCAGCGATTGGCCCGATGGTTCAAGTTGCGCTTGAGGCTGCAGAGCAGCTGAAACGGGAAGGGCTGAATGTCCGTGTAATTAACGCGAGATTCATTAAGCCATTAGATGGAGCGATGCTGCAGCAGCTTGCTAAGGAGCGAATGGATCTGATCGTACTTGAAGAGACTGCTCAAATGGGTGGACTTGGTAGTGCGATTCTGGAGCACTTCGCCGAACATGATATCTACGATATGCGTGTGAAGCTCATGGGAATTCCGGATTACTTCGTTGAACATGGCAGCGTAAAGGAACAACGTCAAGAAGTTGGTCTGACCGTTGAACATGTCATGGCTGAGATTAAGAAAATGAAACCGCGCATTCGGTCGCGAGCGAAATAG
- a CDS encoding polyprenyl synthetase family protein, translating to MTRSRTAVEEALKNSIPAGWDMPASLRESMLYSLLAGGKRIRPILVLAAAEAVGGAAIVPAAMPVAGAIEMIHTYSLIHDDLPAMDNDDYRRGKLTNHKVYGEAMAILGGDALLTHAFHQVVQASKQHHIPADQVLAIVDELSLMAGAKGMVGGQAADMIGEQGITSLEQLQYIHLHKTGDLIVFSLRAGGRIAGASEEQLTALETFGRQIGLAFQIQDDVLDLIGDEQKLGKKTQSDVAQSKVTYPFFIGIEASQVEIERLTREAKEAIEGANLMNPQRLIELADYLMKRDH from the coding sequence ATGACAAGATCCAGAACAGCGGTGGAAGAGGCGCTCAAAAACAGTATTCCGGCTGGATGGGACATGCCTGCATCCTTACGTGAATCGATGTTGTACTCATTGCTTGCAGGCGGCAAACGCATTCGTCCGATCCTCGTTCTTGCGGCAGCGGAAGCTGTTGGCGGCGCGGCAATAGTTCCAGCTGCAATGCCCGTTGCGGGCGCAATCGAGATGATCCATACGTACTCGTTAATTCATGACGATCTGCCAGCGATGGATAATGACGATTATCGCCGCGGGAAGCTGACGAATCACAAGGTGTATGGGGAAGCGATGGCGATTCTCGGCGGCGATGCGCTCTTAACGCACGCTTTCCATCAGGTTGTTCAAGCATCGAAGCAGCATCACATCCCTGCGGACCAGGTGCTGGCTATCGTTGATGAGCTCTCTCTTATGGCTGGTGCGAAAGGCATGGTTGGCGGACAAGCCGCGGATATGATCGGCGAGCAAGGTATTACGTCGCTCGAACAGCTTCAATACATTCATCTACATAAGACAGGTGATCTCATCGTCTTCTCGCTTCGTGCAGGCGGACGGATTGCGGGCGCGTCAGAGGAACAACTCACGGCCTTGGAGACTTTCGGACGGCAGATCGGATTGGCATTCCAAATTCAAGATGATGTGCTCGATCTGATTGGAGATGAGCAGAAGCTCGGCAAGAAGACGCAAAGTGATGTGGCGCAGAGCAAAGTGACCTATCCATTCTTTATCGGGATCGAGGCGTCGCAGGTGGAGATCGAGCGGTTGACGCGGGAAGCTAAAGAAGCGATTGAAGGCGCGAACCTTATGAACCCGCAGCGACTCATCGAGTTAGCTGATTATTTAATGAAACGCGACCATTAA
- the xseB gene encoding exodeoxyribonuclease VII small subunit codes for MAKKAEKEAPVSFEEAIQKLELIVEELESGDVPLEKAIELFQEGMMMSQLCGQKLEQVERKIEALVEENGEFRKKPFTGITDDAGDTVG; via the coding sequence ATGGCTAAGAAAGCCGAGAAGGAAGCTCCAGTAAGCTTCGAAGAGGCGATACAGAAGCTGGAATTGATCGTCGAGGAGCTTGAGAGCGGGGACGTGCCGCTCGAGAAAGCGATCGAGCTGTTCCAAGAAGGCATGATGATGTCGCAGCTATGCGGCCAGAAGCTCGAGCAAGTGGAACGGAAAATCGAAGCGCTGGTGGAAGAGAATGGGGAATTCCGCAAGAAACCTTTCACAGGAATAACCGATGATGCGGGGGATACTGTTGGCTAA
- the xseA gene encoding exodeoxyribonuclease VII large subunit, giving the protein MAGERILSIKDLNRYIRMKLESDDLMQDVWIRGEISNFTHHSSGHMYFTLKDADSRIKSIMFASHNQRLAFRPKEGTKVIARGNVSVYERDGQYQFYATHMQPDGIGSLYLAYEQLKKKLDEEELFAAHRKRPLPRFPRAIGVITSPTGAAVRDIIITLQRRYPSVPILLYPVLVQGTQAAPSIVKAIEGMNRLQEADVLIVGRGGGSLEELWAFNEEIVARAIYGSAIPIISAVGHETDFTIADFVADLRAATPTAAAELAVPHHQELRQHFRRQEQRLEHALAMRMQQERERLERLRRSPYFVHPRKYLLQHAERLDRLTEQLHYRIQGLLRKSEERSSKLQHRLVRRNPHEQVLFARKRVQSETHQLVQSMQAMLKEQKLKLMTGMKQLDALSPLKVMQRGYSLVYDEQEKRLIKSLADVQPGDMVHVKVNDGQLECQVWSMKGEDKDG; this is encoded by the coding sequence ATGGCGGGAGAGCGCATATTATCCATTAAAGATCTGAATCGATATATCCGGATGAAGCTCGAGTCCGATGATTTGATGCAGGACGTCTGGATTCGCGGAGAAATCTCGAACTTCACCCACCATTCAAGCGGTCATATGTACTTCACATTGAAGGATGCCGACAGTCGGATCAAATCGATTATGTTTGCTTCTCATAACCAGCGTCTGGCATTCCGTCCGAAGGAAGGGACGAAAGTCATCGCACGAGGCAATGTATCGGTCTATGAACGAGACGGTCAATATCAATTCTATGCGACGCATATGCAGCCCGACGGCATCGGGAGTCTCTACCTTGCATATGAGCAGTTGAAGAAGAAGCTGGATGAAGAAGAATTATTCGCGGCGCATCGGAAGCGGCCTCTGCCGAGGTTCCCTAGAGCGATCGGGGTCATTACATCGCCTACCGGTGCGGCCGTTCGAGATATCATTATTACACTTCAGCGCCGCTATCCTTCCGTGCCGATCCTCCTCTATCCTGTACTCGTGCAAGGAACGCAAGCAGCGCCTTCCATTGTAAAGGCGATTGAAGGGATGAACCGATTGCAAGAAGCCGATGTCTTGATCGTCGGCCGTGGCGGCGGTTCGCTTGAGGAGTTATGGGCATTTAATGAAGAGATCGTGGCGCGTGCCATATATGGATCCGCGATTCCGATCATTTCCGCTGTGGGGCATGAGACCGATTTTACGATTGCGGATTTTGTGGCCGATTTGCGTGCGGCAACGCCTACGGCAGCTGCAGAGCTTGCGGTACCTCATCATCAGGAGCTCAGGCAGCATTTTCGCCGTCAGGAGCAGCGGTTGGAGCATGCGCTAGCGATGCGAATGCAGCAAGAACGCGAGCGACTGGAGCGGTTGAGACGTTCCCCGTATTTCGTCCATCCGCGCAAATATTTGCTGCAGCACGCGGAGCGACTGGATCGGCTGACGGAACAGCTTCATTATCGCATCCAGGGGCTACTTCGCAAGTCGGAGGAGCGATCTTCGAAGCTGCAGCATCGTCTTGTGAGACGCAATCCGCATGAACAGGTGCTTTTCGCACGGAAGCGGGTGCAGTCGGAGACGCATCAACTTGTACAATCGATGCAGGCGATGCTCAAGGAACAGAAGCTAAAGCTCATGACAGGGATGAAGCAGCTCGATGCGCTGAGTCCTCTTAAGGTCATGCAGCGTGGATATAGTCTTGTCTATGATGAGCAAGAGAAGCGATTGATTAAATCGCTGGCGGATGTGCAGCCAGGGGATATGGTACACGTGAAAGTGAATGACGGACAACTGGAATGCCAAGTATGGTCAATGAAGGGAGAGGACAAGGATGGCTAA
- the folD gene encoding bifunctional methylenetetrahydrofolate dehydrogenase/methenyltetrahydrofolate cyclohydrolase FolD translates to MTAVKIDGKAVSASIRGQIQEEVVGLKKQGIEPGLAVILVGEDPGSKVYVGSKEKACIELGYYSEVHRLPESTTEEALLALIDTLNHQANIHGILVQLPLPKHIHEKSVIDAIAVEKDVDGFHPINVGNLMIGDDSLLPCTPAGVIELIKRTGTEIAGKHAVVIGRSNIVGKPVSMLLQRENATVTMCHSRTANMREITKQADILVVAIGRANFVDHTYMKPGAIVIDVGMNRLDNGKLAGDVDYEDVLEVAGAVTPVPGGVGPMTITMLMQNTLIAARRAHGLK, encoded by the coding sequence ATGACAGCAGTAAAAATTGATGGTAAAGCCGTATCCGCGTCCATTCGAGGACAAATTCAAGAAGAAGTTGTTGGTCTGAAGAAGCAAGGCATCGAGCCGGGGCTGGCAGTTATCCTTGTAGGGGAAGATCCAGGTTCCAAAGTCTATGTCGGCAGTAAAGAGAAAGCATGCATCGAGTTGGGTTACTATTCCGAGGTGCATCGTTTGCCTGAATCAACGACAGAAGAAGCGCTGCTTGCGCTGATCGATACATTGAATCATCAAGCGAATATTCACGGGATTCTCGTGCAATTGCCGCTGCCGAAGCATATTCACGAGAAATCAGTCATCGATGCGATTGCCGTGGAGAAGGATGTTGACGGGTTCCACCCGATTAATGTCGGGAATCTGATGATTGGTGACGATAGTCTCTTGCCGTGTACTCCTGCGGGTGTCATCGAGTTGATCAAACGTACAGGCACCGAAATCGCAGGCAAACATGCAGTTGTCATCGGACGCAGCAATATTGTCGGCAAGCCGGTATCGATGCTGCTGCAACGTGAGAATGCAACGGTAACGATGTGCCATTCCAGAACAGCAAATATGCGAGAAATTACGAAACAGGCGGATATTCTTGTCGTGGCAATCGGACGCGCGAATTTCGTGGATCACACGTACATGAAGCCAGGTGCGATTGTGATTGATGTCGGGATGAATCGTCTAGACAATGGTAAATTAGCAGGCGATGTTGATTATGAAGATGTGCTCGAAGTGGCTGGCGCCGTGACGCCGGTACCTGGAGGCGTGGGTCCAATGACCATCACGATGCTGATGCAAAATACACTGATCGCGGCTCGTAGAGCACATGGTCTGAAGTAA
- the nusB gene encoding transcription antitermination factor NusB: MKRRLAREITVQSLYQMEMNGVAAEEAVAMVLTEVKEENETEIEIRNFSEMNTYVLSLVHGTWTNKERIDHLLSEYLKNWQMDRLSRVDRQILRLACYEMVFSEDVPPKVVVNEAIELAKHFGTDESGKFVNGVLGKMIRELEQIKAN; the protein is encoded by the coding sequence ATGAAGCGGCGCTTAGCGAGAGAAATTACAGTACAGAGCTTATACCAAATGGAAATGAATGGTGTGGCTGCTGAAGAAGCCGTAGCCATGGTGCTTACGGAAGTGAAAGAAGAGAATGAGACGGAGATCGAGATTCGCAATTTCAGCGAGATGAACACGTATGTGTTGAGTCTTGTTCACGGCACGTGGACGAATAAAGAACGGATCGATCACCTGCTCTCCGAATATTTGAAGAACTGGCAGATGGACCGTCTATCGCGTGTAGATCGTCAAATCCTACGCCTTGCATGCTATGAGATGGTATTCAGTGAAGATGTTCCGCCAAAGGTTGTTGTCAACGAGGCGATTGAACTCGCCAAGCATTTCGGTACGGATGAATCCGGTAAGTTCGTGAACGGTGTTCTCGGGAAGATGATTCGTGAGCTAGAGCAGATTAAAGCCAATTAA
- a CDS encoding DUF2273 domain-containing protein, which produces MLKQIWESHGGRILGVAAGIFLGLIYFIVGFWDMLFFAFIIFIGYTLGKQRDLKLGSLFPWARMWEWLTGRWRMFK; this is translated from the coding sequence ATGTTGAAGCAGATTTGGGAAAGTCACGGGGGACGCATACTCGGAGTAGCAGCAGGGATCTTTCTAGGATTGATTTATTTTATCGTTGGTTTTTGGGACATGCTGTTCTTCGCCTTTATTATTTTTATTGGGTACACCTTGGGCAAACAACGAGATTTGAAGCTGGGCAGCTTATTTCCATGGGCTCGGATGTGGGAATGGCTGACGGGCAGATGGAGAATGTTTAAATGA
- the amaP gene encoding alkaline shock response membrane anchor protein AmaP codes for MIKILDRLLLFFYSIVIGAVAVFTLLYATNVMDRSLLMDTELWLDNVVTAAAAVIILISLRFFYISIRRDRTNHQSIDLRNEHGDIHISMETIENLALKAASRARGVKDLKVKIRVSEAGLELIVRTFVDGDTSIPELTEEVQRQVREHVTEVTGIPVATVSVFIANIVQSQSFKSRVE; via the coding sequence ATGATTAAAATTTTGGACAGGCTCCTGTTATTCTTCTATAGCATCGTCATCGGAGCCGTTGCCGTCTTCACGCTGCTCTACGCTACAAATGTAATGGATCGCTCCTTGCTAATGGATACAGAGTTATGGCTTGATAACGTGGTAACCGCGGCTGCGGCTGTCATCATTCTAATTAGTCTCCGGTTCTTCTATATCTCGATTCGAAGAGATCGCACAAATCACCAATCAATCGATCTGCGTAATGAACATGGCGACATTCATATTTCGATGGAGACCATCGAGAACTTGGCGCTCAAAGCGGCATCCAGAGCTCGCGGGGTTAAGGATTTGAAAGTGAAAATCCGTGTCTCTGAGGCTGGGCTTGAACTGATCGTTCGCACGTTCGTAGATGGTGATACCTCAATTCCAGAATTGACCGAAGAAGTTCAACGTCAAGTTCGCGAGCATGTTACGGAGGTCACTGGCATTCCCGTAGCGACGGTATCGGTGTTCATCGCGAATATTGTGCAGTCACAATCTTTTAAGTCTAGAGTAGAATAG
- a CDS encoding Asp23/Gls24 family envelope stress response protein: MNMIPMDYEKTDLGSIQIAPEVIEVIAGLATVEVNGVAGMSGDFAGGIVELLGRKNLSKGVKVEVGQREAAVDVSIIVEYGHRIPEVSAEIQRSVKHSIEMMAGLNVVEVNVHIHGVHFKTAEKPEEEESQQRVR; encoded by the coding sequence ATGAATATGATCCCTATGGATTATGAAAAGACAGATTTAGGCTCGATTCAAATTGCGCCTGAAGTGATTGAAGTGATCGCTGGTTTAGCAACAGTAGAGGTTAACGGCGTAGCTGGAATGAGCGGAGACTTTGCAGGCGGCATTGTTGAATTATTAGGGCGTAAGAACTTATCCAAAGGTGTTAAAGTAGAGGTAGGTCAACGTGAAGCTGCGGTTGACGTATCAATCATCGTGGAATACGGTCATCGCATTCCGGAAGTATCCGCTGAAATTCAACGCAGCGTGAAACATTCCATTGAGATGATGGCGGGACTGAATGTTGTTGAAGTGAACGTACATATTCACGGCGTGCATTTTAAGACAGCAGAGAAGCCTGAAGAAGAAGAATCACAACAAAGGGTAAGGTAA